From one Melioribacteraceae bacterium genomic stretch:
- a CDS encoding glucosyl transferase codes for MKTIFNSKTHPALIYFFLLIFAFVLGACNTTEPPDGDGDNKPDTTSHNFTWETFTFGEQSSSVLYDVAIIDENNIWAVGEIYMYDSTGTIDPYPYNAIHWAGSEWELKKIIVEYKGNQTIAPLYGIYVLPDGNIVFSSGLPYLPEGDDWKLYHLWEMGILSDDDGSVKHIWGTSVNDLYFAGDRGTIVHYNGNRWLKIESGTELNIQDIYGSINTNNGEVEILCIASDKYQNNGYSLIKIVDNTADKLTATELPWSLSSIWFIPGKKYYLGGDGLYMANNPERAWQKETNFPTYYKDRIRGIGYNDIVVSGSNGLLSHYNGNTWKHYMEEELPYIVGRYSSVNIKGDIIVSVGYRDREAIIVLGKR; via the coding sequence ATGAAAACTATATTTAACTCAAAAACACATCCGGCATTAATCTACTTTTTCCTTTTGATTTTTGCCTTTGTCCTCGGAGCATGCAATACAACAGAACCCCCAGACGGCGATGGAGATAATAAACCGGACACAACAAGCCACAACTTTACTTGGGAAACTTTCACATTCGGAGAGCAAAGCAGCAGTGTACTCTATGACGTAGCGATAATAGATGAGAATAACATTTGGGCGGTTGGAGAAATATATATGTATGATTCAACCGGAACAATTGACCCGTATCCTTATAATGCAATTCATTGGGCTGGGAGTGAATGGGAATTAAAAAAAATTATTGTTGAATATAAAGGCAATCAAACAATCGCACCATTGTATGGTATTTATGTTTTACCAGATGGTAATATAGTCTTTTCTAGTGGATTACCATACTTACCTGAGGGTGATGATTGGAAGCTTTACCATTTATGGGAAATGGGGATTTTGAGTGATGATGACGGAAGTGTAAAACATATTTGGGGTACGTCAGTTAATGATTTATACTTTGCTGGTGATAGAGGAACAATAGTTCATTACAATGGAAATAGATGGTTAAAAATAGAAAGCGGAACGGAGTTGAATATACAAGACATATATGGGAGTATAAATACAAATAATGGTGAAGTAGAAATATTATGTATAGCATCAGATAAATATCAAAACAATGGTTATTCACTGATAAAAATAGTGGATAACACTGCTGACAAACTTACAGCAACAGAATTACCCTGGAGCTTAAGCAGTATTTGGTTCATACCCGGCAAAAAATATTATTTGGGTGGGGACGGACTTTATATGGCAAATAATCCTGAAAGAGCCTGGCAAAAGGAAACAAACTTTCCAACATATTATAAAGATAGAATTAGGGGAATAGGATATAATGATATAGTAGTAAGTGGGTCAAACGGTTTATTATCTCATTATAACGGTAATACCTGGAAACATTATATGGAAGAAGAACTTCCTTATATTGTAGGACGATATAGTTCTGTAAATATCAAGGGAGATATAATAGTTAGCGTGGGTTACAGAGACAGAGAAGCAATAATAGTGCTTGGTAAAAGGTGA
- a CDS encoding DUF4340 domain-containing protein yields MISVLSNKKLGLAFLVLLIIAAIIFLTDQGSNERSFRTELVSIDTSKVSQIIIYPRQADTDKIKLYQEVDKWKVELSNDKSALVPQRKIDDILNQLVNLKPERLAGRGESSWVDFEVDTSATRVEVYEGSSKTLDLVIGKFTFQQPRAMKTFVRIANDTDVYEVDGFLSMTFNQNRDSFRDATVIKGDVNNWKSISFSYPTDSSYQLVKVNDNWQFSNGAAVDSAKTSVKLRQLASINGNEFLDVNKSELPLPQFKLTIIMNDDSQIEVFGYKKENNLIVNSSLNPDSYFNGSKNDLFNKVFVGSKEFLN; encoded by the coding sequence ATGATTAGTGTGTTATCAAACAAAAAGCTGGGACTTGCATTTCTTGTATTGCTGATCATTGCAGCAATCATATTCTTAACCGATCAAGGATCCAATGAAAGATCATTCAGAACGGAATTAGTTTCTATTGATACTTCCAAAGTTTCGCAAATTATTATTTATCCGAGACAAGCAGATACTGATAAAATTAAGTTATACCAAGAAGTAGATAAATGGAAGGTGGAATTAAGTAACGATAAATCGGCTTTGGTTCCTCAAAGAAAAATTGATGATATTCTTAACCAACTTGTAAATCTAAAACCGGAAAGATTAGCCGGAAGAGGGGAGAGCAGTTGGGTTGATTTTGAAGTCGATACCTCCGCAACAAGAGTCGAAGTTTATGAAGGTTCAAGCAAAACACTTGATTTGGTGATCGGCAAATTTACATTTCAGCAGCCGAGAGCAATGAAAACATTTGTCCGCATAGCAAACGATACAGATGTTTATGAAGTCGACGGATTTCTTAGTATGACATTCAATCAAAATAGAGATTCCTTTAGAGATGCAACTGTAATCAAAGGTGATGTAAATAATTGGAAGAGTATTTCATTTTCTTATCCGACGGATAGTTCTTATCAGCTTGTGAAGGTTAATGACAACTGGCAATTTTCAAACGGTGCGGCTGTTGATTCGGCAAAGACATCAGTGAAATTACGACAACTTGCAAGTATAAACGGAAATGAATTTTTAGATGTAAATAAATCTGAATTACCTTTACCTCAATTCAAATTGACAATCATCATGAATGACGATAGCCAAATTGAAGTATTCGGCTACAAGAAAGAAAATAATTTGATTGTCAATTCCTCATTAAATCCCGATTCATACTTTAACGGAAGCAAAAATGATTTGTTCAATAAAGTATTTGTCGGTTCGAAAGAATTTTTGAATTAA
- a CDS encoding GldG family protein, whose protein sequence is MLTKRKIQISLAFIVGILVLVNFISDKFFLRLDFTEDQRYSLSEATKNILTELQNPVTVSAYFSEELPPDIAKVRRDFRDLLIEYSNRSGGNVVYEFINPSENEETEMKAQQSGISPIMINVREKDQMKQQRAYLGAVVQMGEKKEAIPLIRPGAAMEYELSSAIKKISVNQKPKIALVQGHGEPSLMELPQAQQKLNVIYDVEEFTITDTTLIPNNYEALLIVAPKDTIPQSHLTQLDNYINNGGRLLLALNRVEGDLQNARGVEVYTGLEDWLAQKGITIENKLIIDVNSSQIMVRQEQGGFVMNTPVRFPYLPIITNFNEHPITEGLEQVLFPFASPIIFNPQDTAIGITPIAFTSEKSGTENSNTFFDISREWNQTNFNQSNLVVAVAVENDIGRMIVFGDGDFIINGSGQNQQRLNEDNVNLFVNAVDWLADDTGLIQLRTKGVTGRPIDPTLEDGTKALLKYLNFLLPIFAIILYGVYRFQIKRKLKTKLMNVDYD, encoded by the coding sequence ATGCTTACTAAAAGAAAAATTCAAATATCACTCGCGTTTATTGTTGGAATTCTTGTTCTTGTAAATTTTATATCCGACAAATTTTTTCTTCGTTTAGATTTTACCGAAGACCAACGTTACAGTTTAAGCGAAGCAACAAAAAATATTTTGACGGAACTTCAAAATCCCGTTACGGTATCGGCATATTTTTCGGAAGAACTTCCTCCTGATATCGCAAAGGTAAGAAGAGATTTCAGAGATTTGTTGATTGAATATTCCAACAGATCGGGCGGAAATGTTGTTTATGAATTTATAAACCCAAGCGAGAATGAAGAAACAGAAATGAAAGCTCAGCAGAGCGGAATTTCTCCGATAATGATAAACGTTCGCGAGAAAGATCAGATGAAACAGCAGAGAGCTTATCTCGGTGCGGTTGTTCAAATGGGAGAAAAGAAAGAAGCAATTCCGCTAATTCGTCCCGGTGCCGCAATGGAATATGAACTTTCTTCAGCAATCAAAAAAATCTCTGTGAATCAAAAACCTAAAATTGCTTTAGTGCAAGGTCATGGTGAACCATCATTAATGGAACTCCCTCAAGCACAGCAAAAGTTAAATGTTATTTATGATGTTGAAGAATTCACGATAACAGACACTACGTTAATTCCGAATAATTACGAAGCTTTACTTATTGTTGCACCGAAAGATACAATCCCGCAATCGCACTTAACGCAATTAGATAATTATATAAATAACGGTGGAAGATTATTACTTGCCTTAAACAGAGTTGAAGGTGATTTACAAAATGCACGAGGAGTGGAAGTTTACACAGGTTTAGAAGATTGGCTTGCTCAAAAAGGAATTACAATTGAAAATAAACTTATCATTGATGTAAACAGCAGTCAAATTATGGTTCGCCAAGAACAAGGCGGTTTTGTTATGAATACACCGGTAAGATTCCCATATTTACCGATAATAACAAATTTCAATGAACATCCGATTACAGAAGGACTTGAGCAAGTTTTATTCCCGTTCGCAAGTCCGATTATTTTTAATCCGCAAGACACGGCAATTGGAATTACGCCTATTGCATTTACTTCGGAAAAATCCGGAACGGAAAACTCAAACACATTTTTTGATATATCAAGAGAATGGAATCAAACCAATTTTAATCAGTCTAATCTAGTTGTAGCTGTCGCAGTTGAAAATGACATCGGAAGAATGATTGTATTCGGTGACGGTGATTTTATTATAAACGGAAGCGGACAAAATCAACAGAGACTTAACGAAGATAACGTAAATCTTTTTGTTAACGCAGTCGATTGGCTTGCCGATGATACCGGACTAATTCAACTTAGAACGAAGGGTGTTACCGGAAGACCGATTGATCCTACACTTGAAGACGGTACGAAAGCATTATTAAAATATCTCAACTTCTTACTGCCGATATTTGCCATTATTCTTTACGGAGTTTACAGATTCCAAATAAAACGAAAATTGAAAACCAAATTGATGAACGTAGATTATGATTAG
- a CDS encoding ABC transporter permease subunit, translating into MKSVWVITKRELRSFFDSLIAYIMITVFLGLSGFFTWLFGSDIFLLGQATLQPFFSVAYWTLFFFIPALTMRMIAEEKRSGTLELLLTKPVSDWQVLLGKFSAALLLIVIALVLTIPYYITVWAIGPVDHGAVWCGYLGMILMSMAYIGIGLFASSLTNNQIVAFLTSLFIGLFFLIIFDVLAGSFTGSFAQSFNFLSISTHYESISRGVVDTKDIIYFLSITFLGLTLAESVLSKRNIVEN; encoded by the coding sequence ATGAAATCAGTTTGGGTAATTACAAAAAGAGAATTAAGATCATTTTTTGATTCGCTCATTGCTTATATAATGATTACGGTTTTTTTAGGATTGAGCGGATTTTTCACCTGGCTTTTCGGTTCCGATATTTTCTTGTTGGGACAAGCAACTCTTCAACCATTTTTTTCGGTTGCTTATTGGACTTTATTCTTTTTCATTCCCGCATTAACCATGAGAATGATTGCCGAAGAAAAACGCAGCGGAACATTGGAATTATTATTAACTAAACCGGTTTCCGATTGGCAAGTTTTACTTGGAAAATTTTCTGCCGCATTGTTGTTAATAGTTATTGCCTTAGTTTTAACAATCCCATATTACATTACAGTTTGGGCAATCGGTCCGGTTGATCACGGCGCGGTTTGGTGCGGTTATCTCGGGATGATTTTAATGAGTATGGCTTATATCGGAATAGGATTATTTGCAAGCAGTCTAACCAATAATCAAATTGTTGCTTTCCTCACATCACTTTTTATCGGGTTATTCTTCCTAATCATTTTTGATGTGCTTGCAGGCAGTTTCACCGGAAGTTTTGCGCAGTCCTTTAATTTTTTAAGTATATCAACTCATTATGAATCTATTTCACGCGGTGTTGTTGATACAAAAGATATTATCTATTTCTTATCCATAACATTTTTAGGATTGACACTTGCAGAATCTGTTTTATCAAAAAGAAATATTGTTGAGAATTAA
- a CDS encoding ATP-binding cassette domain-containing protein — MSIKVENLTKKYGTQRAVDNISFEVKEGEILGFLGPNGAGKTTTMKIITCYMAPSDGDVTVDGLSIHENPDLIKKKIGYLPESNPLYYDMPVLEYLEFVAELQGVPKDQIKKRIVEMVRVCGLNVEKHKKIGELSKGYRQRVGLAQAMIHDPDILILDEPTTGLDPNQIVEIRKLIRELGREKTVILSTHILPEVEATCDRILIINKGKIVADGTPDSLRNKAKGQEVLRVQISEASSKDEIISSLQQLENVAMVDTVQISENTFMVNSNPGTSSRKDIFHLCINKNWVLTEMSPIETKLEDIFRELTTN; from the coding sequence ATGAGCATTAAAGTAGAAAACCTCACCAAAAAGTACGGCACACAAAGAGCAGTCGATAATATTTCGTTTGAAGTAAAAGAAGGAGAAATTCTCGGATTTCTCGGACCGAACGGTGCCGGTAAAACTACAACAATGAAAATCATCACATGTTACATGGCTCCATCAGACGGCGATGTAACTGTTGACGGACTTTCAATTCATGAAAATCCCGATCTGATCAAAAAGAAAATCGGTTACTTGCCGGAATCGAATCCGCTTTATTATGACATGCCGGTTTTAGAGTATCTCGAGTTTGTGGCCGAATTGCAAGGAGTTCCAAAAGATCAAATCAAAAAACGAATTGTTGAGATGGTTCGGGTCTGCGGTTTAAATGTTGAAAAACACAAGAAGATCGGTGAACTATCGAAAGGTTACAGACAGAGAGTTGGTTTAGCTCAAGCCATGATTCATGATCCCGATATTTTAATTCTAGACGAACCGACAACCGGTCTCGATCCAAACCAAATAGTAGAAATAAGAAAACTCATCCGTGAATTGGGAAGAGAGAAAACCGTTATACTTAGCACACATATTCTCCCCGAAGTTGAAGCAACTTGCGATAGGATTTTAATTATCAATAAAGGTAAAATTGTTGCCGACGGAACTCCGGATAGTTTAAGAAATAAAGCGAAGGGACAGGAAGTCTTACGTGTTCAGATTTCGGAAGCTTCAAGTAAAGATGAAATTATTTCATCACTTCAACAACTTGAAAATGTTGCGATGGTTGATACGGTACAAATTAGTGAAAACACTTTTATGGTAAACAGCAATCCGGGTACTTCATCGCGTAAAGACATTTTCCATTTATGCATAAATAAAAATTGGGTGTTGACTGAAATGTCACCAATCGAAACAAAATTAGAAGACATATTTAGAGAATTAACTACGAATTAA
- the rpiA gene encoding ribose 5-phosphate isomerase A — protein MDIEELKKQAAEKAVEQIQSGMVVGLGTGSTTTFAIQKIAELLKSGQLKNIVGIPTSKTTEELARSLNIPLTTFAKIQEIDLTIDGADEVDFDLNLIKGGGGALLREKVVAQASKKVIIIVDESKVSKHLGEKWHVPIEVLQFCVELEKKYLESIGARVKLRSGKDGNPFITDEGNYILDANFGVINSPQSLAGQLESRAGIVEHGLFIGLADEVIVAASNGTNSLKKSKKLKPIL, from the coding sequence ATGGACATCGAAGAATTAAAAAAACAAGCTGCAGAAAAAGCAGTTGAGCAAATTCAATCCGGTATGGTTGTTGGATTAGGAACGGGCAGTACAACTACTTTCGCAATTCAAAAAATTGCCGAACTATTAAAAAGTGGTCAGTTAAAAAATATTGTCGGAATTCCAACTTCTAAGACAACGGAAGAATTAGCAAGATCACTAAATATTCCTTTAACCACATTTGCAAAAATCCAAGAAATTGATCTTACAATTGACGGCGCCGATGAAGTGGACTTCGACCTTAATTTAATTAAAGGTGGAGGAGGAGCTTTGCTTCGTGAAAAAGTAGTCGCGCAAGCAAGTAAAAAGGTAATCATTATTGTTGATGAATCGAAAGTCTCCAAGCATCTCGGAGAGAAATGGCATGTGCCGATTGAAGTTTTACAATTCTGTGTTGAGCTCGAAAAAAAATATTTGGAATCAATTGGTGCAAGAGTAAAATTACGTTCAGGTAAAGATGGCAATCCATTCATTACTGATGAAGGTAATTATATTTTAGATGCAAATTTCGGAGTTATTAATTCACCGCAAAGTTTAGCAGGACAATTGGAATCCAGAGCGGGAATTGTTGAACACGGACTATTTATCGGATTAGCTGATGAAGTTATTGTCGCAGCAAGCAATGGTACTAATTCGTTAAAAAAATCAAAAAAGTTGAAACCCATTTTATAA
- a CDS encoding SDR family oxidoreductase yields MDLKDKVVLVTGGSSGIGYAIAEMAKNKGAKVIIAARNRERLDKAAKQLSALPVLCDVGNEKHVIECYDAVMKEFGRLDVLINNAGFGYFAMIDELDKKKFEEVFNTNVVGAALMAKYAARIFKKQNYGNIVNISSTAGIKGYAGGTAYTATKFALKAMSECWRAELRQHNVRVIHVNPSEVQTDFFTNAGGSERKFNETKLIAEDIAHSVISALEMHDRGFITELTVFATNPK; encoded by the coding sequence ATGGATTTAAAAGATAAAGTAGTATTAGTTACGGGAGGTTCCTCGGGAATTGGTTATGCAATTGCCGAGATGGCAAAAAATAAAGGAGCAAAAGTTATAATTGCAGCAAGAAATCGCGAGAGATTGGATAAAGCTGCAAAACAACTCTCAGCACTTCCGGTTTTATGCGATGTTGGAAACGAAAAGCATGTAATTGAATGTTATGATGCGGTTATGAAAGAATTTGGAAGATTGGATGTGCTTATTAACAACGCAGGTTTCGGTTACTTTGCGATGATTGATGAACTTGACAAAAAGAAATTTGAAGAAGTTTTCAATACAAATGTTGTCGGTGCCGCTTTGATGGCAAAATATGCAGCTAGAATTTTTAAGAAGCAGAATTACGGAAATATTGTTAATATTTCTTCTACTGCTGGAATAAAAGGGTATGCAGGCGGAACTGCCTATACCGCGACAAAGTTCGCATTAAAGGCAATGTCGGAATGCTGGCGGGCTGAATTACGTCAACATAATGTTAGAGTTATTCATGTTAATCCAAGTGAAGTTCAAACAGATTTCTTTACAAACGCAGGTGGTTCGGAAAGAAAGTTTAACGAAACAAAACTTATTGCTGAAGATATTGCACATTCGGTTATTTCCGCGTTAGAAATGCATGATAGAGGATTCATTACAGAGTTAACGGTATTCGCGACAAATCCTAAATAG
- the miaB gene encoding tRNA (N6-isopentenyl adenosine(37)-C2)-methylthiotransferase MiaB, whose protein sequence is MAKNSVYIETYGCQMNVADTELVMGILKNKGYELTEELNNANVILLNTCSVRDNAEQRIYGRLGNLKRYKDKNPEMVIGILGCMAERLRKDLVESKKVVDLVVGPDEYRRLPEFIDTAFSGEKGIGVKLSRTETYDDIIPYREDGLSAWISVMRGCDKFCTFCVVPFTRGRERSRNLESVVEEIGQLSRRGFREVTLLGQNVNSYNDEGRDFADLLAAAASVDRSIRVRFTTSHPQDLSDKLLYTIAEHPNLCNYIHLPVQSGSDRILKEMNRTYTVDHYLKLIEKARKIIPGVSFSTDIISGFPTETYEDHLGTLDVMEKVRYDGAYMFKYSPREGTKAFKMNDDVPEETKAKRLNEIIDLQQRISYEINQNLVGTDEIVLVEGTSKKSDQFLAGRTDTNKVVIFPLNDEIKKGDYVKVKINRATSATLFGDIMKIVNPVGEKVSLTA, encoded by the coding sequence ATGGCTAAGAATAGCGTATATATCGAAACATACGGCTGCCAGATGAATGTGGCCGATACCGAATTAGTAATGGGTATTTTAAAAAACAAAGGCTACGAGTTAACCGAAGAACTTAACAATGCAAACGTAATTTTATTAAATACATGTAGTGTTAGGGATAACGCAGAACAAAGAATTTACGGAAGACTCGGAAACTTGAAACGATACAAGGACAAGAATCCCGAAATGGTTATAGGTATTCTTGGTTGCATGGCGGAAAGACTTCGTAAAGATTTAGTTGAATCTAAAAAAGTTGTTGATCTTGTCGTTGGTCCGGATGAATACAGAAGACTTCCGGAATTCATCGATACTGCATTTTCGGGTGAAAAAGGAATCGGGGTTAAACTTTCTCGAACAGAAACTTATGACGATATAATTCCTTATCGAGAAGACGGACTTTCAGCTTGGATTTCCGTGATGAGAGGTTGCGATAAATTCTGTACATTTTGTGTTGTTCCATTTACACGCGGAAGAGAGAGGAGCAGAAATTTAGAATCGGTTGTTGAAGAAATTGGACAGCTTTCAAGAAGAGGTTTTAGAGAAGTTACTTTGCTCGGTCAAAATGTTAATTCATACAATGATGAAGGCAGAGATTTCGCTGATTTACTTGCTGCAGCAGCTTCGGTCGATAGATCAATCAGAGTAAGATTTACAACTTCACATCCGCAAGATTTGTCCGATAAATTACTTTACACAATTGCCGAACATCCAAACTTATGTAACTATATTCATCTTCCTGTTCAGTCAGGTTCAGATAGAATTTTAAAAGAAATGAACAGAACCTATACGGTAGATCACTATCTCAAGTTGATTGAAAAAGCTCGTAAAATTATTCCCGGTGTAAGTTTTTCAACCGATATAATTTCTGGATTTCCTACAGAAACTTACGAAGATCATTTAGGAACTTTAGATGTTATGGAAAAAGTTCGATATGACGGCGCCTATATGTTTAAATATTCACCCCGTGAAGGAACAAAAGCATTCAAAATGAATGATGACGTTCCCGAAGAAACAAAAGCCAAACGATTAAACGAAATAATCGATCTTCAGCAAAGAATTTCTTACGAAATAAATCAAAATTTAGTTGGTACCGATGAGATAGTTCTTGTTGAAGGAACAAGCAAAAAGTCCGATCAATTTTTAGCCGGAAGAACCGATACGAATAAAGTTGTTATCTTCCCGTTAAATGACGAAATTAAAAAAGGCGATTATGTAAAAGTAAAAATTAATCGCGCAACTTCTGCTACATTGTTCGGTGATATTATGAAAATCGTTAATCCGGTCGGCGAAAAAGTTTCCCTAACTGCGTAA
- a CDS encoding SPOR domain-containing protein: MKIKSTIFVLFLVGALFAQEVSIVEYLKAIEDGDYTSAVNGLSKLKTSHPNDPSVYFLDAVLTEDGNSAVQKYQTIYEQHPKSNYADAALYRVFSYYYSLGVYKRAEDLLTKLKNDYPSSPYIRAADRTIPDEVEIAKEPVKPAQPPVQQIDKYNFTIQAGAFLNLENAQNLANAIQNDGYPVELGTKSVGGSILNVVMFGHLSTEQEASPLLSYLKSKYDLNGRVISVE; encoded by the coding sequence ATGAAAATAAAATCCACAATATTTGTTTTATTTTTAGTTGGTGCTCTGTTTGCTCAAGAAGTTAGCATTGTTGAATATCTAAAAGCAATTGAAGATGGCGACTATACTTCTGCGGTAAACGGATTGAGCAAATTAAAAACTTCACACCCGAACGATCCATCAGTATATTTTCTTGACGCAGTTTTAACAGAAGACGGTAATTCCGCTGTCCAAAAATATCAAACAATATACGAACAGCATCCCAAAAGTAATTATGCCGATGCGGCATTGTATAGAGTATTCTCTTATTATTATTCGCTTGGGGTTTATAAAAGAGCTGAAGATTTACTTACAAAATTGAAAAATGATTATCCTTCATCACCGTATATTCGAGCTGCGGATAGAACAATTCCGGACGAAGTTGAAATTGCGAAAGAGCCGGTAAAACCTGCTCAACCACCTGTTCAGCAAATCGACAAATATAATTTTACGATACAAGCCGGCGCATTTTTAAATTTAGAAAATGCACAAAATTTGGCAAACGCAATTCAGAATGATGGTTATCCGGTTGAACTGGGGACAAAAAGTGTCGGCGGCTCAATTCTTAATGTTGTCATGTTCGGTCATCTTTCAACCGAACAAGAAGCATCTCCATTGCTTTCTTACCTTAAAAGTAAATATGATTTGAACGGAAGAGTAATTTCAGTAGAATAA
- a CDS encoding MBL fold metallo-hydrolase yields MKIRFIGTGSGKTSLKRDHSSILIENGNTNLLIDCGDGISKAFLKNSISFNSINSILFTHYHADHFSGIASLITQMKLDERVGRLTIFTHTNLVEPLKNFLHSTYIFEESLQFELDIIGFEFGKDYPIDDEISFYAKQNSHITNKYRTDSIPENQFVSSSMLIKIKDESIIYTSDIGIREDLFLFDEVKPKIFITETTHIDKDWIHGIVAYYHPEKIYLTHISDEDEQELVKYLRNQTFPHSVKVMLAEDGHSVILF; encoded by the coding sequence ATGAAAATAAGATTTATCGGAACCGGTTCGGGCAAAACATCTCTTAAACGAGATCATTCATCAATATTAATTGAAAACGGAAATACAAATTTATTAATTGATTGCGGTGATGGAATTTCAAAAGCATTTCTGAAGAATAGTATCTCTTTTAATTCAATCAATTCTATTCTCTTTACACATTATCATGCCGATCATTTTAGTGGAATCGCTTCTTTAATAACTCAGATGAAATTAGATGAGAGAGTTGGTAGACTAACAATATTTACCCACACAAATTTAGTCGAGCCGTTGAAAAATTTTCTTCACTCCACTTACATATTTGAAGAAAGTTTGCAATTCGAATTAGATATAATCGGTTTTGAATTCGGAAAAGATTATCCGATTGATGATGAAATTAGTTTCTATGCTAAACAAAATTCACACATAACAAATAAGTACAGAACAGATTCAATTCCGGAGAATCAATTTGTATCCTCTAGCATGCTTATTAAAATAAAAGATGAATCAATTATTTATACATCCGATATCGGGATACGTGAAGACTTATTTCTTTTTGATGAAGTAAAACCAAAGATTTTTATCACCGAAACAACTCATATTGATAAAGATTGGATACACGGCATTGTAGCTTATTATCACCCGGAAAAAATTTATCTCACACATATTTCGGATGAAGATGAACAAGAGCTTGTAAAATACCTCAGAAACCAAACATTTCCGCATTCTGTAAAAGTGATGTTGGCAGAAGACGGACATTCTGTCATACTTTTTTAA
- a CDS encoding sigma-54 dependent transcriptional regulator, which translates to MTITEFQNKFGIIGKSQEIKDLSDIALQVAHSDISVLIYGESGTGKEVFARAIHGASNRSDKKLVSVNCGAIPEGILESELFGHKKGSFTGAIDDRKGYFEIADGGTLFLDEIGEMPLTTQVKLLRVLETKEFMRIGSETVTKVDVRIIAASNKDLQDEVAAKRFRSDLYFRLKAVMLSIPPLRKRPSDIPALIEHFLENYSTENKITKPQLSKEAWDLLYNYKWPGNIRELKNAIETATALSRDSYLTEKDFLPLLSLGDSSDQIKNLPVHLNRSPEALDREMIYRALIEIKKDLIELKDIALNNHSEIQNTGKKFEVDEVIPIDKLEKQAIENALDFTRGNKRKAAKLLNISERTLYRKLKDYDIQ; encoded by the coding sequence ATGACAATCACAGAATTTCAAAATAAGTTTGGAATTATTGGCAAATCTCAAGAAATTAAAGATTTATCGGATATTGCGCTGCAAGTTGCACATTCTGACATATCAGTTTTAATTTACGGTGAATCGGGAACCGGTAAAGAAGTTTTTGCCAGAGCAATTCATGGTGCAAGTAATCGTTCCGACAAAAAATTGGTCAGTGTTAATTGCGGTGCAATTCCCGAAGGAATTTTAGAAAGTGAATTATTCGGTCACAAAAAAGGATCTTTCACAGGTGCAATAGATGATAGGAAAGGTTACTTCGAAATTGCCGATGGCGGTACATTATTCCTTGATGAAATTGGTGAAATGCCGTTAACAACTCAGGTAAAGTTACTTCGTGTTTTAGAGACTAAAGAATTTATGCGAATAGGAAGCGAAACGGTAACCAAAGTTGATGTTAGAATAATCGCAGCATCAAACAAAGATTTGCAAGATGAAGTTGCCGCAAAAAGATTTAGAAGTGATCTTTACTTTCGTTTGAAAGCAGTCATGTTGAGTATTCCCCCGCTTCGTAAAAGACCTTCGGACATTCCCGCTCTCATTGAACATTTTTTAGAAAATTATTCAACAGAAAATAAAATTACAAAACCACAATTAAGCAAAGAAGCATGGGATTTACTATACAATTATAAATGGCCCGGGAATATCCGCGAACTCAAAAATGCAATTGAAACGGCAACTGCTCTATCGAGAGATTCTTATTTAACCGAAAAAGATTTTCTTCCTTTATTATCGTTGGGTGATTCTTCGGATCAAATAAAAAATTTACCCGTTCATTTAAACCGATCTCCTGAAGCATTAGATAGAGAAATGATTTATCGCGCATTGATCGAAATAAAAAAGGATTTGATTGAATTAAAAGATATTGCATTGAACAACCATTCCGAGATTCAAAACACCGGTAAAAAGTTTGAAGTCGATGAAGTAATTCCAATCGATAAACTTGAAAAACAAGCTATCGAAAATGCACTCGATTTTACAAGAGGAAATAAAAGAAAAGCTGCAAAACTTTTGAATATTAGTGAACGTACACTTTACAGAAAATTAAAAGATTATGACATTCAATAG